One window of the Nitratidesulfovibrio sp. genome contains the following:
- the mraZ gene encoding division/cell wall cluster transcriptional repressor MraZ encodes MLFRGRSHRSLDPKGRLMLPPDFRDILVSRADGGKLVLTSFDDCVMGYPLPDWEDFERKFSNLKNPSRKMRDFRRLVIGSAELMDLDGQGRVRISRSHMDYAGITKDVVLLGQGSRFEIWDQGRFDGIVAQDFDDVAAELADSGIELSL; translated from the coding sequence ATGTTGTTCAGAGGCCGTTCCCACCGCAGTCTCGACCCCAAGGGCCGACTGATGCTGCCGCCGGATTTCCGCGACATCCTCGTGTCGCGTGCCGACGGTGGCAAGCTGGTGCTGACCAGCTTCGACGACTGCGTCATGGGCTACCCCCTGCCCGACTGGGAAGACTTCGAGCGCAAGTTCTCGAACCTGAAGAACCCTTCGCGCAAGATGCGCGACTTCCGCCGCCTGGTCATCGGCAGTGCCGAACTCATGGACCTGGACGGGCAGGGGCGGGTGCGCATCTCGCGTTCGCACATGGACTACGCGGGCATCACCAAGGACGTGGTGTTGCTGGGCCAGGGCAGTCGCTTCGAAATCTGGGACCAGGGCCGCTTCGACGGCATCGTGGCGCAGGACTTCGACGACGTGGCCGCAGAGCTTGCCGACAGTGGCATCGAACTTTCCCTTTAG
- the pyk gene encoding pyruvate kinase → MRTKIIATIGPASRSREVLSRLIAAGVRIFRLNFSHGNASMFVDLVRLLRELEAECGSPVTILQDLSGPKIRIGEIPDGAISVGKGDRVLLGPKAPADAVLPFIPFTNQPVLNGLEAGDRLVLSDGGLQFRVLGTAPAGCFELEADNSGIITSRKGLALPGKSVRLPALTEKDRKDLADGLELGVDAVALSFVQTPEDIRDAKEIIAASGRKHIPVIAKLERQNAVDRLDDILAEADVIMVARGDLGVECPLPALPAMQKRIIRACNRAAKPVIVATQMLLSMVNSPSPTRAETTDVANAVLDGADCVMLSEETAMGNFPVETVEFMKEIAAKAEELHFETQRLAEPADEKGTADFLAYAACLLAEKTGAKGIVSHSMTGASARLISSRRPRQMVWALTPDQAALRALNFSWGIVPQDIPLDIPGHVARAERFVDTAPDFEKGDNVVITAGQPKAGRKPRGTNMVKIYRK, encoded by the coding sequence ATGAGAACGAAGATAATCGCCACCATAGGTCCGGCATCGCGCTCGCGGGAGGTGCTTTCGCGCCTCATCGCCGCTGGAGTGCGCATCTTTCGACTCAACTTTTCCCACGGCAACGCGTCCATGTTCGTGGATCTGGTGCGCCTGCTGCGCGAACTGGAAGCCGAATGCGGCAGCCCGGTAACCATCTTGCAGGACCTTTCCGGCCCCAAGATCCGCATCGGCGAAATTCCGGACGGCGCCATCTCCGTGGGCAAGGGCGACCGCGTGCTGCTGGGTCCCAAGGCCCCGGCCGACGCCGTGCTGCCGTTCATTCCCTTCACCAATCAGCCGGTGCTGAACGGGCTGGAAGCCGGCGACCGGCTGGTGCTGTCGGACGGCGGGTTGCAGTTCCGCGTGCTGGGCACCGCCCCGGCAGGATGCTTTGAACTGGAGGCCGACAACAGCGGCATCATCACCTCGCGCAAGGGCCTGGCCCTGCCCGGCAAGTCGGTGCGCCTGCCCGCCCTGACCGAAAAGGACCGCAAGGACCTGGCCGACGGCCTGGAACTGGGCGTGGACGCCGTGGCCCTGTCCTTCGTGCAGACGCCGGAAGACATCCGCGACGCCAAGGAAATCATCGCGGCCAGCGGCCGCAAGCACATTCCCGTCATCGCCAAACTGGAACGGCAGAACGCCGTTGACCGGCTGGACGACATCCTGGCCGAGGCCGACGTGATCATGGTGGCCCGCGGCGACCTGGGAGTGGAATGCCCCCTGCCCGCCCTGCCCGCCATGCAGAAGCGCATCATCCGCGCCTGCAACCGCGCGGCCAAGCCGGTCATCGTGGCCACCCAGATGCTGCTGTCCATGGTCAACAGCCCCTCCCCCACCCGCGCGGAAACCACCGACGTGGCCAACGCCGTGCTGGACGGGGCCGACTGCGTGATGCTTTCCGAAGAAACGGCCATGGGCAACTTTCCCGTTGAAACCGTTGAATTCATGAAAGAAATTGCCGCAAAAGCAGAAGAGTTGCACTTCGAGACGCAGCGCCTTGCCGAGCCCGCCGACGAAAAGGGCACGGCGGACTTCCTGGCGTACGCGGCCTGCCTGCTGGCGGAGAAGACCGGCGCCAAGGGCATCGTCTCGCACAGCATGACCGGCGCGTCCGCCCGGCTCATCTCGTCGCGCCGCCCGCGCCAGATGGTCTGGGCCCTGACGCCCGACCAGGCCGCCCTGCGCGCCCTGAACTTCTCGTGGGGCATCGTGCCGCAGGACATCCCGCTGGACATCCCCGGCCACGTGGCACGGGCCGAACGCTTCGTGGATACCGCACCCGACTTCGAAAAGGGCGACAACGTGGTCATTACCGCCGGGCAGCCCAAGGCGGGCCGCAAGCCGCGCGGCACCAACATGGTGAAGATCTACAGAAAGTAA
- a CDS encoding CBS domain-containing protein, which translates to MLLRKRAWDIVREEFPKLREDDSLAEAMRKLSSCVGPDGGGGAGCLCALVYDERDMLRGALSVWDTVRFMEDSLLRSGSLRGIEEDGFDRIYRNACKVAGSTKVRDVMDRDMTQVAPDDPLLVVLESFVKKGRSYAVVTEAGKVLGVIMINDVFREISGEIISRA; encoded by the coding sequence ATGCTGTTGCGAAAGCGTGCCTGGGACATCGTACGGGAAGAATTCCCCAAGCTGCGCGAGGACGATTCGCTGGCCGAGGCCATGCGCAAGCTGAGCTCCTGCGTGGGGCCCGACGGCGGGGGCGGGGCGGGTTGCCTGTGCGCCCTGGTGTATGACGAGCGCGACATGCTGCGCGGTGCGCTTTCCGTGTGGGACACCGTGCGCTTCATGGAAGATTCGCTGCTGCGCAGCGGCTCTCTGCGCGGCATAGAGGAGGACGGCTTCGACCGCATCTACCGCAATGCCTGCAAGGTGGCCGGTTCCACCAAGGTGCGCGACGTCATGGACCGCGACATGACCCAGGTGGCCCCCGACGACCCGCTGCTGGTGGTGCTGGAGAGCTTCGTGAAGAAGGGCCGCAGCTATGCCGTGGTCACCGAGGCGGGCAAGGTGCTGGGCGTCATCATGATCAACGACGTGTTCCGCGAGATCAGCGGCGAAATCATCAGCCGCGCCTAA
- a CDS encoding HD domain-containing phosphohydrolase yields MKATIPDNISEEYYQISTEILSSFPKYRPPVDLFRFREDLAQLQPYTRKGARLTNEQVEEVQRMCEAGDLFVSRSDHPIYSQHIVHQLDLVLVDKNLKEGEVADIFQQALTLRVNAFIDQPVKPVFEVLYRDVMVLTEYLWQDKHRVKQFMRRLHREHSLAKHSLNTLSVGLWLLVTSMGDNLKRRDLDRSALALLLHDLGMAKVPAFILSKTTPLKPDEKDKIPLHPLVGAKIMHKMGLAFDELRQCTLEHHERLDGSGYPQKLKGEQISRLGRICAVADSFSAMISTRPYAPAKELVPAVQELAADKVRYDARYTTLLLNALVTNAFGTTGKPKADAPPAKG; encoded by the coding sequence GTGAAGGCAACCATCCCCGACAATATTTCCGAGGAATACTACCAGATCAGTACGGAGATATTGTCGAGCTTTCCCAAATACCGTCCCCCGGTAGACCTGTTTCGCTTCCGGGAAGACCTGGCCCAGTTGCAGCCGTACACCCGCAAGGGCGCACGGCTTACCAACGAGCAGGTGGAAGAGGTGCAGCGCATGTGCGAGGCGGGCGACCTGTTCGTCTCGCGCTCTGACCACCCCATCTATTCGCAGCACATCGTGCACCAACTGGACCTGGTACTGGTGGACAAGAACCTGAAGGAAGGCGAAGTCGCCGACATCTTCCAGCAGGCCCTGACCCTGCGGGTGAACGCATTCATCGACCAGCCCGTGAAGCCGGTGTTCGAGGTGCTGTACCGCGACGTGATGGTGCTGACCGAATACCTGTGGCAGGACAAGCACCGGGTGAAGCAGTTCATGCGCCGCCTGCACCGCGAGCATTCGCTGGCCAAGCATTCGCTGAACACCCTTTCGGTGGGGCTGTGGCTGCTGGTTACTTCCATGGGCGACAACCTGAAGCGCCGCGACCTGGACCGGTCGGCGCTGGCCCTCCTGCTGCACGACCTGGGCATGGCCAAGGTGCCCGCGTTCATCCTGTCCAAGACAACCCCGCTGAAACCCGACGAAAAGGACAAGATCCCCCTGCATCCGCTGGTGGGGGCCAAGATCATGCACAAGATGGGGCTGGCCTTCGACGAATTGCGCCAGTGCACCCTGGAGCATCACGAGCGGCTGGACGGTTCCGGCTACCCGCAGAAACTCAAGGGCGAGCAGATCAGCCGACTGGGCCGCATCTGTGCCGTGGCCGATTCGTTCTCCGCCATGATCAGCACGCGCCCCTACGCCCCGGCCAAGGAACTGGTGCCCGCCGTGCAGGAACTGGCGGCGGACAAGGTGCGCTACGACGCGCGCTATACCACGCTGCTGCTCAACGCGCTGGTGACCAACGCCTTCGGCACCACCGGCAAGCCCAAGGCCGACGCCCCCCCGGCCAAGGGGTAA